A genomic stretch from Astatotilapia calliptera chromosome 4, fAstCal1.2, whole genome shotgun sequence includes:
- the LOC113020113 gene encoding serine/threonine-protein kinase WNK4-like isoform X1, producing the protein MLPWTPDSDSKKRPEEEKQQENEEESDVTTSKDDPASQSDAAVKPQDGSSDSGEEAAAVLSNREVLPWQQKEEERDEAETQAVASSPDGRFLKFDIEIGRGSFKAVYKGLDTETTVEVAWCELQTHRLNKAERQRFNEEVEMLKALQHPNIVRFYDSWKSTLKGHKCTILVTELMTSGTLKIDHIHHQRRGCRKPGGRWNKTSYLHMKELLVTLIQHLILLVYLRRFRQMKLKLLQRWSLQILKGLHFLHSRCPPIIHRDLKCDNIFITGPTASVKIGDLGLATLKKASFAKSVIGTPEFMAPEMYEEKYDEAVDIYAFGMCILEMATSEYPYSECQNAGQIYRKVTSGIKPESFSKVTIPELREIIEGCIRTKSSERFTVQDLLDHRFFQEKLGVHVELAEEDDGSKTSLKLWLRMDDNKKLCGKYKDHNAIEFVFELYKDVPEEVAQEMVVLGFVCEADYKVIAKAIRYRVTAIKRQREKRRRLEEEKLKHQKEVFEEEVDPQASETSNKKPATNTADGKQDSATTSALKKAPPITGMTSLVMSLSSSPVDSGNSGMSSRMGGDGDEDDKTTRHASWSSATSDCDTDFSFSSSGVEAPPPPVKNPAPPPVVQETPRPEAPPPVTRLLSKAKPPPLPVLRFPKSIAVSHSAEQTSHGTVCGFSSPADSYVSDVTSGLSDGNDGQSEKTSQDIAKRAAAKQFRRRARARLRITGVSDMVDRVVECQLQTHDSKMVTFKFDLDGDNPEDIASVMLHRDFILPSERDGFIVRMYEIIKRAESVMHHRPQADSDRLSRLNTSTLPGSAMNLLGGGLSRTLSSSSLTDIDSVEPPPLKGADFSIDPEATPPVRSLRSQSFHTSSASSYQPLSHPHLDSSAPQPSPGPHYHFPTHPYYTYNASLPTQSPAPSLHRVQSTPSLHTPSSSSSAPLPQWASPEQSLFSLANVLSLAMSVAQTFMPPPGAPNQGFQPRPPFTTPQATQSPPLSPSFGPQLHHPSHTPFSPPFFPPPAYPLPTPQTSSASDSQQVVAPPSRIPDSPQIEREQGQSPVQQKLSSAPPLHGSVTASAPSLTSAPSHRGELRHSSPPQSTLNKKLLPPDSPSPRLSPIHEAEKPSAFTVGRFQVTPSKHGQAATQREQRSISQATPTAHSPPPPRKNQSESDTESSTESSGSESSISTVTLAPVINKNANPGGQEERSSREEEGTQKRREEEERKRRGGRRLNVSLWEGTARSRSATYSSDDSDRENGEMWEELQQLRERHLMEVQNLQVSQKQEIEELYRRKGKVLPPGIVPPAAMLNSRQRRLSMSGNNPSSRRLDMLPPAGIMRRTSISSSSSGSQERAGKGVTFAPEHGGM; encoded by the exons ACTCACCGTCTGAACAAGGCCGAGCGTCAGCGCTTCAACGAGGAGGTGGAGATGCTGAAAGCTCTGCAGCATCCCAACATCGTCCGATTCTACGACTCTTGGAAGTCGACGCTGAAGGGACACAAATGCACCATCCTGGTGACGGAGCTCATGACGTCCGGGACCCTCAAGAT TGATCATATCCACCACCAAAGAAGAGGGTGCAGAAAACCTGGAGGTAGATGGAACAAGACTTCCTATCTCCATATGAAGGAGTTATTAGTCACACTCATCCAACATCTTATTTTACTAGT GTACCTGCGCAGGTTCCGTCAGATGaaactgaagctgctgcagcgTTGGAGCCTCCAGATCCTAAAGGGGCTTCACTTCCTGCACTCACGCTGCCCCCCGATCATTCACCGAGACCTCAAGTGTGACAACATCTTCATCACCGGGCCCACGGCCTCCGTCAAGATCGGAGATCTGGGCCTCGCCACACTCAAGAAGGCCTCGTTCGCTAAGAGTGTGATTG GAACTCCAGAGTTCATGGCTCCAGAGATGTATGAGGAGAAGTACGACGAGGCCGTGGACATTTACGCCTTCGGCATGTGCATCCTGGAGATGGCGACCTCCGAGTATCCATACTCTGAGTGTCAGAACGCTGGCCAGATCTACCGCAAGGTCACCAGT GGAATCAAACCAGAGAGTTTTTCCAAAGTGACCATCCCAGAGCTGAGGGAGATCATTGAGGGCTGCATCCGCACCAAGAGCAGCGAGAG GTTCACAGTTCAGGACCTGCTGGATCACCGGTTCTTCCAGGAGAAGCTGGGCGTCCACGTGGAACTGGCAGAAGAAGACGATGGTTCGAAGACGTCGCTGAAACTCTGGCTGCGGATGGACGACAACAAGAAGCTTTGTGGCAAATATAAAGACCATAACGCCATAGAGTTCGTGTTCGAGCTGTACAAGGACGTCCCCGAGGAGGTGGCTCAGGAGATG GTGGTGCTGGGGTTCGTGTGCGAAGCAGACTATAAGGTGATTGCCAAGGCGATCAGATATCGGGTGACGGCCATAAAGCGCCAGCGGGAGAAACGGCGCCGCCTGGAGGAGGAAAAGCTCAAACACCAGAAAGAAGTGTTTGAAGAGGAGGTTGACCCCCAGGCATCTGAAACGTCCAATAAGAAGCCAGccacaaacacagctgatgGGAAG caGGATTCAGCCACCACATCTGCCTTGAAAAAAGCCCCTCCCATCACAGGTATGACGTCGTTGGTGATGTCGCTGAGCAGCAGTCCGGTGGATTCTGGGAACAGCGGCATGTCCAGCAGGATGGGAGGAGACGGCGACGAGGACGACAAGACTACCAGACATGCCTCGTGGTCGTCAGCTACCT CCGACTGTGACACAGACTTCTCCTTCAGTTCCTCGGGTGTTGAAGCTCCGCCTCCTCCAGTCAAAAACCCTGCACCTCCACCCGTGGTCCAGGAAACCCCTCGACCTGAGGCTCCTCCCCCTGTGACTCGGCTCCTATCCAAAGCCAAACCTCCGCCCCTCCCCGTGCTGCGTTTCCCAAAG AGCATCGCTGTGTCCCACAGTGCCGAGCAAACATCACATGGAACAGTCTGCGGCTTCTCCTCACCTGCGGACAG ctACGTTTCTGACGTGACCTCGGGTTTGAGTGACGGCAATGacggccaatcagagaagaCCAGTCAGGACATCGCAAAAAGAGCAGCTgcgaaacagttcaggaggagAGCGCGAGCTCGTCTGCGAATCACAGGG gTGTCAGACATGGTGGACCGAGTGGTGGAGTGTCAGCTGCAGACTCACGACAGTAAGATGGTGACGTTTAAGTTCGACCTGGATGGAGACAATCCAGAAGACATCGCATCAGTGATG CTCCACAGAGACTTCATCCTGCCGTCAGAGCGGGATGGGTTTATAGTTCGCATGTATGAGATCATCAAGAGGGCGGAGTCGGTGATGCATCATCGTCCACAGGCAGACTCTGATAGGCTGTCCCGCCTAAACACCTCCACGCTGCCTGGAAGTGCG atgaacctgctgGGAGGCGGCCTCTCCAGAACTCTGTCCTCGTCCTCATTAACCG ATATCGACAGTGTTGAACCCCCTCCTTTAAAAGGAGCCGACTTCTCCATTGACCCTGAAGCCACGCCCCCTGTCAGATCACTGAGGTCACAGTCTTTTCACACGTCTTCAG cTTCCTCATATCAGCCCCTCAGTCACCCCCACCTGGACTCCTCTGCACCACAGCCCTCTCCTGGTCCCCATTATCACTTCCCAACTCACCCCTACTACACCTACAATGCTTCCCTCCCCACCCAGAGCCCCGCCCCCAGTctccacagagtccagagtACCCCTTCGCTCcacaccccctcctcctcttcctcagctcctcttcctcagtgGGCTTCACCTGAGCAGTCTCTCTTCTCTCTGGCCAACGTGCTCTCTCTGGCTATGAGTGTAGCCCAGACCTTCATGCCCCCACCTGGAGCCCCAAACCAGGGCTTTCAACCCCGCCCCCCATTTACCACCCCCCAGGCCACACAGTCCCCTCCACTATCTCCATCCTTTGGACCCCAGCTCCACCATCCAAGTCACACACCATTTTCCCCTCCTTTCTTCCCTCCACCAGCCTATCCCCTACCCACACCACAGACGAGCTCTgcctcagacagccagcaggtGGTGGCACCGCCCAGTCGGATCCCAGACTCACCTCAGATAGAGAGGGAGCAAGGACAG TCTCCAGTCCAGCAGAAGCTCAGCTCAGCTCCGCCCCTTCATG GTTCAGTGACTGCCTCTGCTCCCAGCTTGACCAGTGCTCCCAGTCACAGAGGAGAGCTCCGTCACTCGTCCCCTCCTCAGTCGACTCTGAACAAAAAA CTCCTCCCGCCTGATTCTCCTTCACCCAGACTGTCGCCCATACACGAAG CGGAGAAACCTTCTGCTTTCACCGTTGGTCGTTTCCAGGTCACGCCCTCTAAACATGGTCAGGCTGCCACCCAGCGGGAGCAACGGTCCATCAGTCAGGCCACGCCCACTGCTCACTCCCCGCCTCCTCCCAGGAAGAACCAATCAGAGAGTGACACAGAAAGCAGCACAGAAAGCAGCGGATCAGAGAGCAGCATCAGCACAGTGACCCTCGCCCCAGTTATTAACAAGAACGCCAATCCGGGAGGTCAGGAGGAGAGgagcagcagagaggaggagggcacccagaaaaggagggaggaggaggagaggaagaggagaggaggccGCAGGCTGAACGTCAGTCTGTGGGAGGGGACAGCACGGAGTCGCTCTGCGACCTACAGCTCTGACGATTCTGACAGAGAGAATGGAGAGATGTGGGAGGAGCTACAGCAACTACGAGAAAG ACACCTGATGGAGGTGCAGAACCTGCAGGTCAGTCAGAAGCAAGAGATCGAGGAGCTGTACCGGAGGAAGGGGAAAGTCCTGCCCCCTGGAATCGTTCCTCCCGCCGCCATGTTGAACAGCCGGCAGCGGCGCCTCTCCATGTCTGGAAACAATCCCTCCTCTCGCAGGCTGGATATGCTGCCCCCTGCAG gtatcATGAGGAGAACCtcgatcagcagcagcagcagtggatCTCAGGAGAGAGCAGGGAAAGGCGTGACCTTTGCCCCCGAGCACGGCGGCATG
- the LOC113020113 gene encoding serine/threonine-protein kinase WNK4-like isoform X2, translating into MLPWTPDSDSKKRPEEEKQQENEEESDVTTSKDDPASQSDAAVKPQDGSSDSGEEAAAVLSNREVLPWQQKEEERDEAETQAVASSPDGRFLKFDIEIGRGSFKAVYKGLDTETTVEVAWCELQTHRLNKAERQRFNEEVEMLKALQHPNIVRFYDSWKSTLKGHKCTILVTELMTSGTLKMYLRRFRQMKLKLLQRWSLQILKGLHFLHSRCPPIIHRDLKCDNIFITGPTASVKIGDLGLATLKKASFAKSVIGTPEFMAPEMYEEKYDEAVDIYAFGMCILEMATSEYPYSECQNAGQIYRKVTSGIKPESFSKVTIPELREIIEGCIRTKSSERFTVQDLLDHRFFQEKLGVHVELAEEDDGSKTSLKLWLRMDDNKKLCGKYKDHNAIEFVFELYKDVPEEVAQEMVVLGFVCEADYKVIAKAIRYRVTAIKRQREKRRRLEEEKLKHQKEVFEEEVDPQASETSNKKPATNTADGKQDSATTSALKKAPPITGMTSLVMSLSSSPVDSGNSGMSSRMGGDGDEDDKTTRHASWSSATSDCDTDFSFSSSGVEAPPPPVKNPAPPPVVQETPRPEAPPPVTRLLSKAKPPPLPVLRFPKSIAVSHSAEQTSHGTVCGFSSPADSYVSDVTSGLSDGNDGQSEKTSQDIAKRAAAKQFRRRARARLRITGVSDMVDRVVECQLQTHDSKMVTFKFDLDGDNPEDIASVMLHRDFILPSERDGFIVRMYEIIKRAESVMHHRPQADSDRLSRLNTSTLPGSAMNLLGGGLSRTLSSSSLTDIDSVEPPPLKGADFSIDPEATPPVRSLRSQSFHTSSASSYQPLSHPHLDSSAPQPSPGPHYHFPTHPYYTYNASLPTQSPAPSLHRVQSTPSLHTPSSSSSAPLPQWASPEQSLFSLANVLSLAMSVAQTFMPPPGAPNQGFQPRPPFTTPQATQSPPLSPSFGPQLHHPSHTPFSPPFFPPPAYPLPTPQTSSASDSQQVVAPPSRIPDSPQIEREQGQSPVQQKLSSAPPLHGSVTASAPSLTSAPSHRGELRHSSPPQSTLNKKLLPPDSPSPRLSPIHEAEKPSAFTVGRFQVTPSKHGQAATQREQRSISQATPTAHSPPPPRKNQSESDTESSTESSGSESSISTVTLAPVINKNANPGGQEERSSREEEGTQKRREEEERKRRGGRRLNVSLWEGTARSRSATYSSDDSDRENGEMWEELQQLRERHLMEVQNLQVSQKQEIEELYRRKGKVLPPGIVPPAAMLNSRQRRLSMSGNNPSSRRLDMLPPAGIMRRTSISSSSSGSQERAGKGVTFAPEHGGMQAPEGQR; encoded by the exons ACTCACCGTCTGAACAAGGCCGAGCGTCAGCGCTTCAACGAGGAGGTGGAGATGCTGAAAGCTCTGCAGCATCCCAACATCGTCCGATTCTACGACTCTTGGAAGTCGACGCTGAAGGGACACAAATGCACCATCCTGGTGACGGAGCTCATGACGTCCGGGACCCTCAAGAT GTACCTGCGCAGGTTCCGTCAGATGaaactgaagctgctgcagcgTTGGAGCCTCCAGATCCTAAAGGGGCTTCACTTCCTGCACTCACGCTGCCCCCCGATCATTCACCGAGACCTCAAGTGTGACAACATCTTCATCACCGGGCCCACGGCCTCCGTCAAGATCGGAGATCTGGGCCTCGCCACACTCAAGAAGGCCTCGTTCGCTAAGAGTGTGATTG GAACTCCAGAGTTCATGGCTCCAGAGATGTATGAGGAGAAGTACGACGAGGCCGTGGACATTTACGCCTTCGGCATGTGCATCCTGGAGATGGCGACCTCCGAGTATCCATACTCTGAGTGTCAGAACGCTGGCCAGATCTACCGCAAGGTCACCAGT GGAATCAAACCAGAGAGTTTTTCCAAAGTGACCATCCCAGAGCTGAGGGAGATCATTGAGGGCTGCATCCGCACCAAGAGCAGCGAGAG GTTCACAGTTCAGGACCTGCTGGATCACCGGTTCTTCCAGGAGAAGCTGGGCGTCCACGTGGAACTGGCAGAAGAAGACGATGGTTCGAAGACGTCGCTGAAACTCTGGCTGCGGATGGACGACAACAAGAAGCTTTGTGGCAAATATAAAGACCATAACGCCATAGAGTTCGTGTTCGAGCTGTACAAGGACGTCCCCGAGGAGGTGGCTCAGGAGATG GTGGTGCTGGGGTTCGTGTGCGAAGCAGACTATAAGGTGATTGCCAAGGCGATCAGATATCGGGTGACGGCCATAAAGCGCCAGCGGGAGAAACGGCGCCGCCTGGAGGAGGAAAAGCTCAAACACCAGAAAGAAGTGTTTGAAGAGGAGGTTGACCCCCAGGCATCTGAAACGTCCAATAAGAAGCCAGccacaaacacagctgatgGGAAG caGGATTCAGCCACCACATCTGCCTTGAAAAAAGCCCCTCCCATCACAGGTATGACGTCGTTGGTGATGTCGCTGAGCAGCAGTCCGGTGGATTCTGGGAACAGCGGCATGTCCAGCAGGATGGGAGGAGACGGCGACGAGGACGACAAGACTACCAGACATGCCTCGTGGTCGTCAGCTACCT CCGACTGTGACACAGACTTCTCCTTCAGTTCCTCGGGTGTTGAAGCTCCGCCTCCTCCAGTCAAAAACCCTGCACCTCCACCCGTGGTCCAGGAAACCCCTCGACCTGAGGCTCCTCCCCCTGTGACTCGGCTCCTATCCAAAGCCAAACCTCCGCCCCTCCCCGTGCTGCGTTTCCCAAAG AGCATCGCTGTGTCCCACAGTGCCGAGCAAACATCACATGGAACAGTCTGCGGCTTCTCCTCACCTGCGGACAG ctACGTTTCTGACGTGACCTCGGGTTTGAGTGACGGCAATGacggccaatcagagaagaCCAGTCAGGACATCGCAAAAAGAGCAGCTgcgaaacagttcaggaggagAGCGCGAGCTCGTCTGCGAATCACAGGG gTGTCAGACATGGTGGACCGAGTGGTGGAGTGTCAGCTGCAGACTCACGACAGTAAGATGGTGACGTTTAAGTTCGACCTGGATGGAGACAATCCAGAAGACATCGCATCAGTGATG CTCCACAGAGACTTCATCCTGCCGTCAGAGCGGGATGGGTTTATAGTTCGCATGTATGAGATCATCAAGAGGGCGGAGTCGGTGATGCATCATCGTCCACAGGCAGACTCTGATAGGCTGTCCCGCCTAAACACCTCCACGCTGCCTGGAAGTGCG atgaacctgctgGGAGGCGGCCTCTCCAGAACTCTGTCCTCGTCCTCATTAACCG ATATCGACAGTGTTGAACCCCCTCCTTTAAAAGGAGCCGACTTCTCCATTGACCCTGAAGCCACGCCCCCTGTCAGATCACTGAGGTCACAGTCTTTTCACACGTCTTCAG cTTCCTCATATCAGCCCCTCAGTCACCCCCACCTGGACTCCTCTGCACCACAGCCCTCTCCTGGTCCCCATTATCACTTCCCAACTCACCCCTACTACACCTACAATGCTTCCCTCCCCACCCAGAGCCCCGCCCCCAGTctccacagagtccagagtACCCCTTCGCTCcacaccccctcctcctcttcctcagctcctcttcctcagtgGGCTTCACCTGAGCAGTCTCTCTTCTCTCTGGCCAACGTGCTCTCTCTGGCTATGAGTGTAGCCCAGACCTTCATGCCCCCACCTGGAGCCCCAAACCAGGGCTTTCAACCCCGCCCCCCATTTACCACCCCCCAGGCCACACAGTCCCCTCCACTATCTCCATCCTTTGGACCCCAGCTCCACCATCCAAGTCACACACCATTTTCCCCTCCTTTCTTCCCTCCACCAGCCTATCCCCTACCCACACCACAGACGAGCTCTgcctcagacagccagcaggtGGTGGCACCGCCCAGTCGGATCCCAGACTCACCTCAGATAGAGAGGGAGCAAGGACAG TCTCCAGTCCAGCAGAAGCTCAGCTCAGCTCCGCCCCTTCATG GTTCAGTGACTGCCTCTGCTCCCAGCTTGACCAGTGCTCCCAGTCACAGAGGAGAGCTCCGTCACTCGTCCCCTCCTCAGTCGACTCTGAACAAAAAA CTCCTCCCGCCTGATTCTCCTTCACCCAGACTGTCGCCCATACACGAAG CGGAGAAACCTTCTGCTTTCACCGTTGGTCGTTTCCAGGTCACGCCCTCTAAACATGGTCAGGCTGCCACCCAGCGGGAGCAACGGTCCATCAGTCAGGCCACGCCCACTGCTCACTCCCCGCCTCCTCCCAGGAAGAACCAATCAGAGAGTGACACAGAAAGCAGCACAGAAAGCAGCGGATCAGAGAGCAGCATCAGCACAGTGACCCTCGCCCCAGTTATTAACAAGAACGCCAATCCGGGAGGTCAGGAGGAGAGgagcagcagagaggaggagggcacccagaaaaggagggaggaggaggagaggaagaggagaggaggccGCAGGCTGAACGTCAGTCTGTGGGAGGGGACAGCACGGAGTCGCTCTGCGACCTACAGCTCTGACGATTCTGACAGAGAGAATGGAGAGATGTGGGAGGAGCTACAGCAACTACGAGAAAG ACACCTGATGGAGGTGCAGAACCTGCAGGTCAGTCAGAAGCAAGAGATCGAGGAGCTGTACCGGAGGAAGGGGAAAGTCCTGCCCCCTGGAATCGTTCCTCCCGCCGCCATGTTGAACAGCCGGCAGCGGCGCCTCTCCATGTCTGGAAACAATCCCTCCTCTCGCAGGCTGGATATGCTGCCCCCTGCAG gtatcATGAGGAGAACCtcgatcagcagcagcagcagtggatCTCAGGAGAGAGCAGGGAAAGGCGTGACCTTTGCCCCCGAGCACGGCGGCATG